The Anser cygnoides isolate HZ-2024a breed goose chromosome 4, Taihu_goose_T2T_genome, whole genome shotgun sequence region TGGTGCTGACCCGCCTGCCCCGTCTACCTCtcaggctgcagctgcttctggcaTCCAGGGCTCCGTAGCTGTGCCTTCTTCCAAGGTACTTTTGGTGGTTGTAACGCTCCCCCTGCTCTGACAGCTTGCGGCCAGAGCACAATGGCCTGTGTTTGGAACTAGCCGTGATGTCAGGGGAACCGGGCGTTTTAAATTGGAGACCAAATTGGCATGCTGGATGCCTACAGGGCCAATAAGGAGGTTTCCTGGCTTTGACTGTCCCCCGATGActcttgtgttttctgttccagCCAGCTACAAAGCAATTCGCAAAGTCCCCGGTGGAGCGGCACCTGTCCTTGCAGGAGCGGAAACGAGCGCTGTACGACTATGCCAGGAGGTGAGCATCGGCCCCCTACCCGCCCTGTCCCCAGGAGGGTACGCCCCAAGCAAGGCTCGGCCTTTGCTGTGCCAAGGGACCTGTTCTTCTCTGGATCGaggtgggctggggctggggcagtgaACCATGCTGAAGGAGAGAGGAGGCCGGTGTTTGCCTGCTTCACCACTTCCAAGCGTGTAGCCCGTTGCTGTTCCTGGGAAACACCGGGTCTCCTGGACTGTCACCGGGCTTCTGGTTGTGGGGACTGGGTGGGATAGAAGCTGGTTGCCAGAAGCACAGTTTCTGAGGAATGAGgcttagcaaaagaaaaaaaaaaggggggggggggggggattttgttCTTTGGTGTAACAGATTTGAGGGATAGAAGTCATTGTGAGACTATAGGTTTTGTTGCAAATAGTACTGTTGCTGCGGAATGCTCGTTTTAGAAAAGAAGCTTGCTGTTTGGCAACAGGGATAGTGTAATTAATCTTCCTCAGTGTAGCTGGAGAATGCTAACAGAGAACAGGGGGTGAGTCTGACCTCTGTGCGTGGTCTGGATGAGGCAAGTATTGGGATGAGTGTCCAATTCTGACATGCGGtacttttttttagaaaagataCTGAAAATTCAGGATGAGTTTGGAGAGGAGCCACAAAATAATATGAGGGGAAGTGAAGTCTGTTAAATTTACTGTAAATGAGCCGGCTCACTGTATGTAATTATCTTTCTGGATGAAGGAATCAGGCTCTTTAATctggcagagaaaagcagaatagTAACTAATGCCTAGAAGTTGTAGGCTTGTTTCTGAGAAGGAAATCCATTAATCAGTGGAATAAGCTTCCAGCAGAACCAATGGTGTCTTGGTGTCTAGGTGTCTCCAGGTGAGCCTGGCTGACTCCTTAGAAGATGGTAGAGATAACAGAGCCTTTGGTTCAGGCCAGAGTGATAAAAGGCCAACCGCTACGAGGTGAGGTCCCTGATCAGTAGGGTCATGCAGTAAAGGGGAGATTCCGTCTGGTGCCGAGCTCAGGTGTAGCACTGAGCTTTGCTCCAGAGTGCTCATGAGAAGGTTCTGCAGACTCAGGGATCAGTGTAACCTTGGAGATCCTATGGCTTTACGACTCTGCATCAGTTTCTCCCTACTAGAGATAGTTTAGGAAATTCCCGTGACTGGATGTTGAAGCTAGGCAAATTCCAAGTGCCCTTACGTAAAGGGTTGGTCCTACATAACTGCAGGTAGCTCATTGTCACCAGGAATTCAAAGAGGTCCGcctttctgaaaggaaagctCATTCTGGCGCCTGCCTCGCAGCGCTCTCCGCTCCTCGGTGCCGCGGCGGCCCTGCCTGCCGGGGGCCGCACGAGGTGACCCTCGGAGCTCCCGGCCAGCCTCGGCCGCTCCGGGCTTCGAGAGGAAGGGGGGGCGCAGCGGGAGCTGGGCGGGCGGCCGTGCCCCTCGGCGGCCTGACCGCGGAGGGGGCAGaacccggggctgggggctctgcctcGCGGCCCTGCGGGGCCCCGGGGGCTCTCGGGGCCGGCCCGAGGCGTTACTCagccgcggcccggccgggcgCCGCCGAGCCCGGGGCCGGCTGCTGGCGGGGGGCGCTGCCCGCCTTTGTGCGGGGCTCCCGCGGCGCGAcccgccctgccccggggccgcccccggccccgcaccggtTGCTGTGCGGAGcctcccggcggcgggggggctgcgggccgggccggggccgtgccggtgGCGGGGCGCCGCCGGTCTCAGCGGGTCCCTGACCGCGCTTTCCCTGCAGGAGGTTCGCCGAGAAGCACGGCGCGGCGCGGGCCGGCGGCAGCCCCTGAGCGGAGCGGACGGGACCGGACCGGGaccggcggcggcgcggggctggggggcgcggcccggcccgggagTGCCCGAgcccggcgcggcggggccgggcggcggcggcaatAAAACGGCGGTGGAAGCAAACGGCGGCGTGCGGCAGCGGgacggcaccggggggggcgccggggggggcgaaccggggagggggcggggcccggggctCCGTGCAGCTCTGCACGCGCCGCggcagccgcccgcccgcccgccgcacGTAGGCGCCGCTTAAAGGGGCGATGCGGAgcgcgcggcgccgcccgcggCCGGTGAggggctggcggcggccgcCTTCAGCGCGGGCCCAGCGGGCGGAGCCGGCGCCCTTTTAACGCGcggggtcccggtgccggcggcTTTATTTACATGGGGGGGGCGGGCTGCGGGCGTCACGTGACCGGCGGAGCCGCGGCGCCGGCGGGGGCTGAGCGCGGCGGCGAGCGGCGGGGCCATGGCAGGCGGCGGTgcgcggggggcggcccgggggggcggcccggggggggggcccgggggggcggggggggccgagCCCAGCACGCGGCGCCGCGCAccgggggggaacggggggcgcggccgggccgggggggctcccgggagcgggccggggggcggcggggcgggccggggggctccgtgcGGCGCGGCGCTGACGGCTGCCCGCAGGCTCCTGGGTGCAGCTGCGGAGCGGCCCGGGGGGCGCCGACCCCgcgccctcctcctgccacgccGACGtggagcggctgctgctggaggcgcAGCTGGAGCCCGACGGCGCCGACGGGTGAgtgccgggcgggcggcggggccggggccggcgggggcccGGTGACCGGCGGGGCTGCGTCCGCAGGGCCCTGCCGgcgccgagccccccggcccgcGGCGAGGAAGGAGCCGGGCAGGCGAGCGagcggccccctccccgcggcggcgcccccccgggccgcccgcagcccctgccggggggggagcCGGCCGCCTGCGCCCAGCGGGACGCGCCGGAGGACGCCGAGCGGACGGGGCGACGCCCGCCTGCAGCCCTCGCCCGgggctgtgcccgctgccctgAGCGCCTGCCCGCCAAGTAAGGCCCGGCTgtgccccgccgccctcccgctgCGCCTGCCCCCTCCCTCCGCGGCCCCTGACGGCGCGCTCTTCCCAGGGACTTCGCCTTCGCGTGCGCCCCGCCGCCGGTGCTGTGGAGCCTGCCGGGAGGGGCGGTGGGCAGGAAGAAGAGGCTTTTCAGctcggagctgctgctgctcttcatccCCTCGCTGCTGCTCAGCCACGTGCTGACGCTGGGGCTGGGGTGAGTCTCTGCCAGGGCCGGAACCGACCCCTGGGTGCCAGCGGGGCGCAGCCCTGCTTTGCTGTGCGCGTCTGCGCTCCCCGGCGCTGTGCGGGGGCCTCTGGCTGCCCTGGCAGGAGGCTGTCgccctggggaggggaggaactCTTCTGCTCATTCCTGGGAGCTCTCACACCGCTTTTCCCAGCAGCCGCAGTCATCTTTGTGGCTGCTGCCTTCACACCTCGCAGCCAGGCCCTCCCCAGGCAGGTTCCTTACGGTCTCTGTCTCCCATCAGGATCTACATTGGGAAGCGGCTGGCAGCCTCCTCAGCAAACCCGCTGTGAGGAGCTGAGATCGGCGAGGGACAGGCGGCTCTGCCGCTCCGCTCAGCACGGAGGGAGCCCAGGCAGCGGTGCAGCCGCTCTGCTCGCAGACGTCGTGTTGGTGGCACGAGGCGCCGTCTCTCCGTgttccttctttaccccagccTGGGGAGCCGGTCCGTGCCCTCCTTCGTAGCCAGGAACCCGGCGACGGCAgcttcctgctgcaggcagccccggccctccctgtcccctgggtGTGGGTCTGGGTTCCTGCTGTTTGATACAGAAGACTGTAAATGTGGCTCCTGAGCCTGCAACGCCAGGGGGAAATAAAAAGCCTGGTGCAGCTCCGCAGGCAGAGCGGCGAGCTGGTTGTCCCTGTGTGAGACCTGGCACAGCCTGGCCGCTGAGAACGGGAGCCCCAGCGCCTGGGGCTGCCTTGGGCTCTCCTCGCCGCGAGGCCCTGCTCTGGAGCACGACGCGGTGCTGGGGCAGTGGCTGGACGTGGAGGGGGCCCCGTGGGGCAGGGACGAGTGCTGCGGCGGGCGCTGGGTTTTGATGAACACTGCAGGGCACCTGGCTGACAAGTGGGCCCTTTATTAGTCAGCTCATGGCTGCAGCCTGCTTGCAGCAGGGAGGCGGGGGCCATGCCGCTGGCCGCAGCGGTGCCAGCTCAGCACAGGTGGGGTGGTGAGGCTGGATACCAGCAGGAGGGATGGCACTGCACGAGGTACGGCGCTGCCCAGGCTGTGCTCACGGACCTGGCTGGCTCCTGCACAAGCACAGCCAGGGCCAGAAGCGTTCGTCCCAGTGCTGCGGGATGGGGGAGCAGCCGAGGGAGGGTGTGGGGGGCTCAGCTCAGCCTGGCAGGGAGCTTTCTGGCTTGCCCTGTGCCAGGATGGTCACGGTGGTGGGATGGCAGGTCCTCTTGGTGGcctgcgggcacagcgctgggggggctgcgtggggggtgagaggggcagcggggctgggccaCGTCTGAAGCAGAGCAGTGGTCGGGGGGTCCCAGCTGGGGGCACAGCCCGAGGGCAGCAGCACCTCGGGGTGCACGGGGCATCCAGGAGCCGCACGGGGTGCTTCTGGTGCAAGCGCTGTGGGAGAGGCAGGGGGGTGGCTGTCGGGGGCAGGGCCCCCTGCTCCGGCCCCCACGGGCAGGGATGGCTCAGAGCTGTGACAGCCGCTTGGACttcggtggcggcggcgggggtgACTTCAGCCCCCTGCTTCCATCCGCTGTCGGCGATGGCAACGCCTGCGAGCAGAGGGGATGGTTAaagggggcaggggctgcgcaggggccggggcggggccgggcggtaCCTTCCCCCCGCTGGCAGCATCGCTCTGCTCCAGGAAGGCCTCGTACACGGTGGGGCTGATCCTGCGGGGCAGTGGCGGGGCCTTGCTGGCGCTCTTCACGCGGCCGCCGAAGCCCGTGGGAGACGGGGACAGCGCTGTGGAGGAAGGCAGGCTGGGCAGCGCGCCCGGCACGGCACCGGAGGGGCCCGGGCCTGCTCTGGGGGCCCTGGGCTGCCCGTGGCCACCCTCGGGAGCGAGGGCCCAGTGctgaggggctgcagccctgctctcgGGGGCACGGGCCGGACGCCAccagggctgtggtgctggggaggtgccccccagctgTGCTGAGGCTGCTAGGGGCGGGAAGGCTCCAGAGCTGGGGGTACCTGCGGTGCTGGGCTCGCGGCTCGGCGGGGGCTGTTTCCCATCGCAGCTGCCCAGGCTGCTCTCGCTCATGTTGCGGGACAGTCTCCGTTTGTCATCCTGGGGCACAGAGAGAGGGCTCAGTGCCTGGGGTCAGGACCACGGCCCAGGAGCGCAGGAGCCTCTGGCAGGGCACGATGCTCTCCAGCACCCTGTCTGCAGGGCTTTGAGCCCTGCgtgcctccagctctgcccctgctcccctccaccAGCCTGGAGCAAGCAGGAAGgctccagggctgtgctgggcaccaTCACCTTGGGCTCTGGCAGCTCCGGGACAGACAGGCGCGTCTCCTGCCGCCGGTACCCAAAGAAGGTGCTGGAGCGGTTCTCCTTGCGCTCACTCCTGCGGTCCTCGCTCTCGGCAGTGCGTGGGGCAGGCTTTGGGGTCGGGGGTGCCTCCGTGCTGCAGAGAGACTGGGGCTGGTGAGGGGCCGGTGCAGGGGAAAGGGAGCGGGGCTGTGCCGTGCACCAGCCAGGCCACAACCAGGCGCGGCCACTCTGAGCCAGGCACCAGCACCGACcctggcagagctcagcagcgGGTGCTTGTGGCAGGACCCAGAAGGAGGGGCATGGATGGCTCAGGGACAGCGGTGTCCAGGTGAGCCGGGGGGGCTGCATGTGGTGTGTCTGCTCTGTGTCCACCCGAAGGGATGGGGCTATCGTGGTGGCGTGGCAGGATGGGCCCCAAGATGTGGCTCGGCATAAAGCACCAGGGAGGGAAGCTGGGTGGGCATTGTGCTGGGCGGGAGGGAGAGAAGCGTGTGGGGCCCCGGGGAGTGGGAGCAAAGCACTGCTCAGGGGCGTGGGGATGGCAGGGGGGTAAGGCAGGGCCGCCAGCGTGCCTCCCCAACACCGCACTCGCCTGTCTCCAGCATGGCTCAGCCGGTCCCAGTCCGGTCCCCAGGCTGCGGACCGGGGTCGCCCACTTCGCCGATCCTCGAAGGAGATCTGAGAGCGCAGGGGGACCGAGAGCCAGGAGGGGTGAGGCACAGAGcctctcctctgctgcctcccctcGTGCTCAGCCAAGGCCAGAAGTGCCCTTCTCGCCCCTCCTGGTTGCAGTGCTACCCAGTGGCAGTtgtccctgctcccagggcaggcagagaCCCTGTGCTCCTGCACGcacgctgcccccagccctgctgctgctgcagctgtggccCTATCGGGCCCAATCCACTGCCCCAAGACACGGGGCATCTTCTGCAGCAACCCCCTGGGGgtgccacacgctgccctggCACTCACCATCTCCCGCACGCCGTACTGGCTCTCCACCTTGGCCCGCAGCTGCACAAAGCACTGCTCCATGCGCTCGTGGAAGGGCCGCAAGTCCTCCGTCACCTTCCGCCTGTGGATCCGGATCCCCTCTGCCAACAGCGGGGTCTGCAGGGGAAGGCGGCACAGGTCTGGCTGGGGTCGTGGGGCTCCCTGggccagggctgctggaggggtgCCACAGGCGCTACCTGCCAGGCGATCAGGTCCTTCAGCTTGTCGATGTTCCCCTGGTCCTCGGGGTGCTCCTTCAGGTATGACTCTTGGAAGAAGGCCTGCAGCGAGCCCCGCTCAGTCCCGCTGGTGGCTGGCACGGGCGCAGCGGGCGCAGAGTGGTGCTGGCGCCCTGTGCTCTGTCCCCTGCACCGAGAGCACCAGCCCCGGTGCAGCACTCGCACGTCCTCACCGTCTCATACTTGGCGAAGCCGCCCATGACGGCAGGGTCCACGATGCCGTTGAGCAGCATGGAAAGTGGGTTGACCGGCAGGCTGGGGTCGCTCTGGTGCCGGTTGATCTCGCTCAGAATTTTCTCGTTTGTTTTCATCATGGTCTCGATGGCGTTCTCCAGCGGGGAGATGATGTTCTGTGCCCAGG contains the following coding sequences:
- the LOC125181314 gene encoding BCL2/adenovirus E1B 19 kDa protein-interacting protein 3-like — its product is MAGGGSWVQLRSGPGGADPAPSSCHADVERLLLEAQLEPDGADGALPAPSPPARGEEGAGQASERPPPRGGAPPGRPQPLPGGEPAACAQRDAPEDAERTGRRPPAALARGCARCPERLPAKDFAFACAPPPVLWSLPGGAVGRKKRLFSSELLLLFIPSLLLSHVLTLGLGIYIGKRLAASSANPL